In the Plasmodium chabaudi chabaudi strain AS genome assembly, chromosome: 13 genome, one interval contains:
- a CDS encoding dihydroorotase, putative has translation MENGFRIPLADDMHCHLRQDEMLKFTVPAIKKGGCNRVLVMPNTTPIVSSCEEAKRYREELIKYDDSVEYLMTLYLNKKTDENDILNNYKECNLQGIKIYPSNVTTNSNDGVSSLEPYYKIFSTLEKINKSLHIHCEEPNINPVYAEKEYLQHIHDIAIKFPHLKIVLEHISTENMIEIIKKYPNVAGSITPHHLHLTIDDVVDIKNYDYSFNNTDIEKYVKNVYNYCKPLPKTLDDKIALCNIIKEGNPKVFLGSDSAPHYQKFKQEPHYKPGIFTQPFLLSYLAHVFNKFDSLDKIENFACKNAANFLNLKPKCVENNQNGTIYIQKKNFTIPSDYFGVIPFLASQTIDFTASYKCDVV, from the coding sequence atggaaaacgGATTTCGTATTCCGTTAGCAGATGATATGCATTGCCATTTAAGGCAAGATGAAATGTTAAAGTTTACTGTCCCcgcaataaaaaaaggagGATGCAATCGAGTTTTAGTCATGCCTAATACTACACCAATTGTAAGCAGTTGTGAGGAAGCCAAGAGATATAGAGaggaattaataaaatatgatgataGTGTAGAATATTTGATGActctatatttaaataaaaaaactgaTGAAAacgatatattaaataattataaagaatGCAATTTACaaggaataaaaatatatcctaGTAATGTAACAACAAATTCTAATGATGGTGTATCAAGTTTAGAaccatattataaaatattttctacattagaaaaaataaataaaagctTACACATACATTGTGAAGAACCAAATATAAATCCAGTATATGCAGAAAAGGAATATTTACAACATATACATGATATAGCTATTAAATTCCCACACctaaaaatagttttaGAACATATATCAACTGAAAACATGAtagaaattattaaaaaatatccaAATGTAGCAGGATCTATTACTCCTCATCATTTGCATCTAACTATTGATGATGTTgttgatataaaaaattatgattattCATTCAATAATACTGacattgaaaaatatgtcaaaaatgtatataattattgtaaGCCTTTACCTAAAACATTAGATGATAAAATAGCATtatgtaatattataaaagagGGGAACCCTAAAGTATTTTTAGGTTCAGACTCGGCTCCAcattatcaaaaatttaaacaaGAACCTCATTATAAACCTGGTATTTTTACCCAGCCTTTTCTTTTATCATATCTTGCTCatgtatttaataaatttgattCATTAGACAAGATTGAAAATTTTGCTTGTAAAAATGCtgcaaattttttaaacttaAAACCTAAATGTgttgaaaataatcaaaatggtacgatatatatacaaaaaaaaaattttacaatACCAAGTGACTATTTTGGCgttattccatttttagcTAGCCAGACAATTGATTTTACTGCATCCTATAAATGTGATGTCGTTTAG